DNA from Rhodobacteraceae bacterium M382:
GGTGAATATACAGGCCCCCAGCCCCAGGTCAGAGGCATTTGCCAACCTTATGGATTCGTCGAATGACGCGGTGCGCACGACCGACACAACAGGGCCAAAGATCTCTTCGTTCAGCAGATCCATGTCCGGCGTCACACCGGTAACGACAGTGGGTTCCAGAAACCAGCCGATGGGCTGCTCTGCCGGAACGCCACCGCCCAATGCGATGGTGGCCCCCTGGGCGCGGGCCCGGTCGATCCAGCCCAGCACCTTGTCACGCGCAGCCTGTGAGACCAGCGGGCCGATCTCGGCCACGCCCATCCCGTTGCCGACCCGCAGTTGCCGGGCCCGCTCGATCAAGAGCGCGACAAATTCATCATGCACTGCGTCATCCACGTAAATCCGCTCGGTTGAGGTGCAGACCTGTCCAGATTGCAGATAGGCCCCGGTCACAGCCCCGGCGGCGGCCACTGCAATATTGGCATTTCGGGTGACGATCATCGGATCATTGCCGCCGCCTTCGATAACGCAAGGTTTCATGTGCCCGGCCGATTGCACCGCGACCTGCCGCCCGACATCTGCGGAGCCGGTAAAGGCGATGGCATGGGTGTTGGGGCTGGCGATCAGCTGTTGCGCAACCTCTGCGCCGCCGGTGACACAAGCCACCAGATCCGCGGGCAGCCCGTCAAAAAACCGCATGAAGGACAGCGTGCACAGCGATCCTGCGGGAGCGGCCTTGAGCACGATTCCATTTCCCGCCGCCAAAGACGCGGCAATGGTCCAGCATCCCAGGATGAGAGGGAAGTTGTAGGGCACAATATGCACCGACACACCGTAGGGCGCATAGGTTTGGAACTGAAAAGAACCCGGTTGCATGGTACCTGCGATCTTGCCCGCATCGTCGCGGGCCAACTCGGCGAAATAGCGAAACACAGGCGCGATATTGGCGATCTCTCCAATCGCTTCAGGATAGGGCTTGCCGATCTCTCGGGTCATCATGATCGCGATGTCGGTCATGTCGGCCCGCTCCATGGCGTCGGCGATCCCATGCAGTAAACCAGCGCGCGACTTGCAATCCATTGCGGCCCATTTCTTTTGCGCGGCATTCACCCGATCCAGAATGTGATCCAGCTGGCTTTGGGACGGGGTGCCGACAGGTTCGATGTCCTTCAGGGTTGCCGGATCAACCGCCATCTGGGTTGGCCCTTCGGTTGGGACATAGGTCGGCGACAGGTAATAGCAGGGGGCGAGCGCGTCACGCATGGGACACTCCTTGATTGGTTGCCAGGGTGTGCTCAAGATCGAGCGCCTTTGTGGTCCAGTCTGGCAATTCGGTGTCCAAAAAGGCTTCGATCTCGCCAAGCCCGGCGTTGCTCAGAGCTGTACGGAACTGGGCCAACACCCGAGGCAGAAACCGCAGATATCGCGGCTTGCCGTCCCGCAGGCACAGGCGAACAAAGACCCCCAGAATACGGGCGTGGCGCTGGGCACCCAACAGGGTATAGCGGTGGCGGATGTCGTCCGGCCCCCCCAAATGGTGTGGCGCATGAGCCAGATAGCGCACCAACATCGCCTCTTCGAGCCCATCGGACAGATCCCGTCGGGCGTCCTGAAGCAGCGACACCAGATCATATTCACAGGGCCCCAGAACACCATCCTGAAAATCCAGCACGCCGCAGCGCGCGATACCGGTGCGCCCGTCCAGGCGCATCAGATTGTCGACATGGAAATCCCGCATCACCAGCGTGTCCCACCGTGTCGCCACAGTGATCAGCACCTGATGCCAGAGCGACAGAAACCGGTCGGTAAACTGATCGACCTGAAGATGCGGCACCACTGCGGGAGCAAACCAGCGCGCAAAAATTCCCAATTCGTCCAGCAGCATGGGCATATCGAATTGCGATTGGGCCACCATCTTGCCGCGGGGCGCGTGGTGCAGGTGCAGCAGCGTATCAATCGCCAATGCATAGAGCTCTGTTTCGTCGTCTCCACGGGCCA
Protein-coding regions in this window:
- a CDS encoding aldehyde dehydrogenase family protein, producing MRDALAPCYYLSPTYVPTEGPTQMAVDPATLKDIEPVGTPSQSQLDHILDRVNAAQKKWAAMDCKSRAGLLHGIADAMERADMTDIAIMMTREIGKPYPEAIGEIANIAPVFRYFAELARDDAGKIAGTMQPGSFQFQTYAPYGVSVHIVPYNFPLILGCWTIAASLAAGNGIVLKAAPAGSLCTLSFMRFFDGLPADLVACVTGGAEVAQQLIASPNTHAIAFTGSADVGRQVAVQSAGHMKPCVIEGGGNDPMIVTRNANIAVAAAGAVTGAYLQSGQVCTSTERIYVDDAVHDEFVALLIERARQLRVGNGMGVAEIGPLVSQAARDKVLGWIDRARAQGATIALGGGVPAEQPIGWFLEPTVVTGVTPDMDLLNEEIFGPVVSVVRTASFDESIRLANASDLGLGACIFTNDLGEAHDAINRLEAGMVWVNNPLVDNDALPFGGVKKSGMGRALGRHGLDAFRQPKMVILDPVAKEADWWYPYPDDWFLESGGRKHV
- a CDS encoding phosphotransferase — translated: MNRPTSSNAPLSSIDLPTPARVFLTRQGMGGRVLERFEADASPRRYFRVVGEGVLLMEERRDPTGFAAYLRLSHHLNLLGLSAPKVFGADPVHGLALVEDFGDGTYTTCLARGDDETELYALAIDTLLHLHHAPRGKMVAQSQFDMPMLLDELGIFARWFAPAVVPHLQVDQFTDRFLSLWHQVLITVATRWDTLVMRDFHVDNLMRLDGRTGIARCGVLDFQDGVLGPCEYDLVSLLQDARRDLSDGLEEAMLVRYLAHAPHHLGGPDDIRHRYTLLGAQRHARILGVFVRLCLRDGKPRYLRFLPRVLAQFRTALSNAGLGEIEAFLDTELPDWTTKALDLEHTLATNQGVSHA